The nucleotide window AAACGAGAAAAGTTTTGCCTCAGGCAGCGTTAGCAATTCAACTTCTGATGTCCCTTCAGTATTGGATAGTCCACAGGAATATAAAGAATATCTCCGACCCGGGCATATGCCctcgaagaaaaaaatttcttcatcTGGATTCTTGGCCACCGTCAGCCAGACAGTTGACTTTCAGTCGCGAAAGTCCCCGATTAGATCGTTTACATCGGCTTCTGAACGGACATCAAAAGGTTGCTAGATGCTAGATTTTctaatgcttttattttcCTATGTGTATCAGAATCTTCTTTTATAACTATGCTTTGTAGGAAATGACTCAGAAGAAACCGGTGAACTTCTGCGTCGGAACACTCCTTCGCCTCTGCCCGAGAAATTAGGAAGGGTTACACGTAGCTCTAGCCAAGCCTTCGATAAAGCGTTTGTTTCTCCGAAAACAAGCGCTAGGAAAACCCCTACCCTAAAATCGAGTTtgttaaacaaatttttaatagtgaatttttaaataatatattCTATTAtatgtttgtattttttttcttcttctgtacAGAACGAAGGGACACAAACGAGTCAGCTCATCAATTGGTGAACAAGAGTCCTACGGAATCAGTCATGGAAATGGATGAAATGCCACAAAATTCCAGACGAAATTCCAAGAGATCATCGAAGGCAGCTTTTAAGATAATCGAACATACGCAAGCAGGTTTGTATTAACTTAAGAAATAATCTAGTCAACCCCGATTTTTATGCTCGTTAGTCGTTATGCTGGATAGAAGGAAGTCATTCGGATAAAGCAGTTGGTATCCCGTTGAACGTAACCCCATCAAAACTTACTAATGAAATGCGACAAGGATCGAGCAGTTCTAGCCGAATCGCCAACATATCATCAGTAACATCAAACCCTAGCCCGAAGAATATCCCACATCCAGAATTAGGTTAGTTCTATAACAGGAAAAAGTAGTTGTAGTCTGcgatttaaatatttttaacaattttgGATAGATGACCAAGTAACAAAGGATTCTGAAGATATCTTGCCAATGCagataaaaaaatcattgtcCTTGTTCGAAATCGCCTCGCCTATTTTAGCACCAGTCGAAGCTAGAGTCTCTTCCGCTTCGTTATCGCCCAAAAGACGCACGCGAAAATCTCTTAATTTTAGCACTCCAACTATCAAAGACAGTACCCCAGCAACCCCAGCTACAGAAGATGGTCTACCACCCATCGACGAAGTCGTAAGTTATGTTTTATCAATTATCGTCTTCTCATCTGAAGGATTGCCGATTCTTATATAACGTAGATTGAAGAAACTCCCCCGACTGATCTTGATTCAATGGAAGAAGACGCTTTCGAAGATGAGCGCCCTATTGGGGGAATAGAAAAGGAAGTTGAAGCAGAAGACGGCCATCCGACTCCGAAAACAGTAACACGTTCTTCTCGTGAACTTAATCAGTTAACTCGCAAGTCCAACAGCTTGCAAATGACTTCAACTAATCGATACCCTGCCTTGAAGAATTCCACTATAGTAGCAGGAGGGAGTGCATTTGCCGGAGTTACACTCAGCATGTCACCTATTGTACCAGACAAACAAGGTGCCCCTTTGCGTGTACCCCCATCTCCAAGACCTACCACACCAGAGTCGCCAAAAACAGTGGCACAGTTTAGTGCTAAAGATAAATCAACTCCGCCAAAGAATCTTCCTAAAGTCTCTTCGCATCCGTCAACTCCTGCCCCTTTTGCTAGAAAACGAACACGCTCCTTGACACAGAGTCCAATGTATATGAATGTCATGAAATCGTCCATGCAAAAAGTCATCAGCAAGACCGTTAAAGATCAACAGCTATTGGTTCCTACTGTTGCATCTACGTCTGCAGACAAAAATGTCACTACTCCCAAACCACTCTCATCCGTCAAGGGACTGAGCCTTTCGAATtccaaaaaagggaaatcgATAGCTTTGTCGGCATTTGATGAAGTGCATGAATCTTCTGATACGGAATGGGAAGACATGGAAGAAAATATAAAGCCCAAACCAGCCTGCATTAAAATTGCATTCGAGGTAACTTCGGTTTAAAGGTTCATCGAACTATCCTATATTTATGGTATACTCATGCCTATTCGGGTTCATGGATTTTCATGATCAGGAAATACCAGATAGATCCAAGGATTTCGTACCATTTGAAGAACGGCTGATGGCAGATCCAGTCTTTCAAGCAAAGGTGAGTAGACAACGGACAAAATTGGCTGCCCAAAAAGCGGCTGAGGAGgcagtagcagcagcagcaaaaaaaacGACCTATAAGAGAAAACAGCGCGTTatcaagaagaaagaagaagataacATAGCGAGTGTTGCGACCAACAAAGGCAACTTCCGCTTCTATGCACGCGCTAAGGTGACTAAAGATGCTTTGGAAGTTGTTCACGGATTGGTTGGTGAATGGTTTGACTTCACCCTTCGTCAAATAGAAAAGTATTGCATTGATGAAGGTAAAGCGTCCTTGGACACTTGGCAAGACTGCTACAAAGTTATGAAAAGGCAGGGCCTGGCTAAAAATTATGCAGAATACGCTGGTCTGTGCCATGACTTACTCATGAATGATGAATGCGAAGAACTTCTCCCTACCCGCCCCCCACCTGAATATGCCGAATGGAAACGCGAAGcccaaaaacgaaacaaatgaCTTGGTCGCTgggttgtttgtttttttatattcatttttcatccgaaccgttttgttttctttgttaccATTCCTTAATGATCAGGGAAACAGTTCGCCATTTGGTACGTAGATCCGTTCGTATTTTAAGCTACGTTCATTGTTCAAGTATTTCGTATTTCCTAAATTCAGGTCTAATTTTGATAGGTAGCTCTAGCCGAGGGAGCTTTCCTGTTCCGAgcgtttattttattttatttttagttgaACACAGAAATACAAAATCAGAAGACAATTTCAACGTTTTTTATTGTGTGTAActgtcttttgtttgttttgctttgtACTTTCATCTGCTTTGACTGTCTCTCGAACTCGATAGTCATTTGCCAAAATTTCATGTTATATGGTCTCatttttatgcatttcatGTCCAGAGCCCCGTATACCGTGTAAAGCAATTTTCCAGCGCATTTATGGTTTTCCTCTGCAGCTCCATCAAAGCATCAGACAGATAGACGGTAGCAAGTGCTATGATATCCGATAATGCTGGCATTTTTGTCGGATTTGCGGcaggaattttgaatttagGAAATATGTCGCTATCGCTGAACAGTCGGAATTCTTGGCATTGTTTCAGACAGCTAAAACTAGCCAGAATGTGGCTGACAAAGCAAATCTGGGTTATTCAAAGACACTTATGCTTTATCCCAGCTTTAATATTGTTATGACATACTGCTATTGGGTTTCATTTCATGGTAATGTATTAATGATAATTAATTAGTAACTATTGATGTACCTACATGCATGTTTGTTTTACTGTTTTCTATGTTTTTTCTCCTAATTAATCTTGTTAACTTCGAAGAAATGACGAGTGTCTAAATTCTAGACTagaagtttttttgttgtttttgtttcagtaCACGGCATTAAACTAACAGTTACGGGCTTGCTTGGTAAGTCACGTCTGACCGCTGCTGCGCCTGAAGATCCACTACAATTTTGTTTACAGAGTTATCTATTTAAAGCGAGAACGGGATAACGAACTCCAAGGGCGTGACTTTGTGCACGGGCAACGTGGATGGCTACCGCAAGGTGACCCATTCCACTTACTTGTGTAGTCTAGCTTCTTGTTGCCAGAGCCGCTTTGACTTTGCGTTCGCGTCAGGGTCGCGCAGCATACTCCGGATTAAACGCCTCATCGGaatgaaagaattttttctctccccaTCACAGCGAATAATAGTGCACCTAATAAGTAAAGAAATTTAAATGGCAAAAGCGACCAATTATTTTATGATTGGTGCTTTTAGTAGAAATATGTCTCGATTTGGCTAAAACGGCATTCAAGTAGCatagaaaagcaaaaattatGTGAAGCTGTACACTTTAATGAACAAGTACAAATTAACTGACTGTTATTGAGCTACCTCCCTCTTTCGCAAGATCGCTGCTGACATTCATTATCTTTAAATCTTCTGACATAAGTAGTACCTCTATGTTTTGGTTTCAAAATGTATTTGATTCCAGTAGTGCTATCAAATTATTACTTCAGGCTTCTATCGTCGTCTATGGTTACGGTTTCACGCTCACTGAAAGCGTAGAcgcctttctctctttctattcAGTGAGAATGAATTTCACAACCACTGTCACTTGAGACCGTCCTCCTTTAAggagaatcgggaaaaaatatatatagtaaGTATGTTGGTTAGTCTATGaattaatttgtttatttggcAGATACCTTATATGTGCTACCCATCTTTAGGTTGCAGGGTAACTATTCTTTTTATGCAGTCTCCACGTAGAACCTAAATTAAGTAGAGGAATTCacctgaaaataaaataatatgaTTTAGCAGGTACCATGTCACCCCCTCAACTTTTCACAAAGCCATTACTATCCTTCATTTTATGGATTTCTTTGAACGACACTTTATTGTTAATAACACACACACCCCAATCACTCATATCATGTCAAGACACCAGTATCATAGGTACTGAATGTCTAtccagaaaaaaaggggaaaaacgAGCCGAGAGGTTTCAAAGTGGAGCTGAGTACCCCTACcaaattttttccttcaaagaTCTCCTCTCTTCTCTTTCAGTTTTGTAACAAGAGCTGTGGGTTGTATTCTAGCCAATGAACAAAGACGGCCTTCCGTATGTCGGCATGCTTATATAAGCCCTTGGACAATTCACTGTAGCTTCATTTCTGGAAGTTGATGTTTTTGGAATACTTCGTCTTTCAGAGATTGTACCTCCAGTAAAGGTGCTTTAAGGTAATTTGTGGTTGTCTGTGTACATCAAAGGTTattgcaattatttttttttacaatgttCTAGATGAAACATTTGTGTGTGGTTACACTACTTTTTCTCTGTGTCTTACCTGTTTTCCTGTGGCCCATGGAAGAGTCCTGGCATCCACTCCCAGCAGCGTTAGGTGAACGCACtgaaacgagagaaaaaaattatgcgCCTTCGTATGTAACGATCATTATCCATTTCAGTGGAAGAAGGTTTCGAAGTGGCCGGTAGACATCGGAGGGCAGTTCGCTCGTCTCCAACTACAGTAGCTACCAACAGCCGGAAGACCCCAGGCAAAGGTTCAGCTCCCACACACCGTAAAGGTTCTACTATCCCTCATCAAACTGGAAAAAAGCCAACTCCTTCCCACCACTCGCAACCAGAGAACAAGAGAAAGGCCAGGGAAAATCACCCGACGAAACCAGGaaagaaattggtcctccacCATCACCGGCAAAAAAGCTACAAGAAATCCACCGAAACCAAAGTGCACTAATCAGGAAAACCATCTCTGTTCCGTCAGTAAAGTCATCTAAGCTGAATTCGTTTAAGGTTTCTTGTATCTTTAATACTATCCTGTTGCTTTAAGATTTGAAGACTGATAAGCCACAGAAAGTCGGCACACGCTTCGCTATATAGATAAATGAGAAATGATTAGGGAAAAAGTATGAAGAAATCCTTCTATCCTCCGAAAGAGCTTCCTTCTCCAAACTTTTAGAGTAACTATTGCATTTCATCCTTTCTTGTACATCTTCGTAAAACATGAATGTGCATATTTCTTCTCAAGCTACCTTTAAATACAAAACACAGAAGCTTTTGAGCTGATTATCACTATTATATTCCACTTACACTGATTAAGTTCTTAAGTAAATACTAACTTATTTATTACGCCGCGCAGAGTATCTATTTTTATAACCTCCGCCTAAATCATTTTCATCCTCTGTATCATCTCCATCGGTGTGATCGTTTGAAGCCGTTTCATCCTCTTCACTCATGTGATCTTCTTCGTTCATCATCAAGGAATCAAAAACGACGTAATCTTCAAGAGTAAAGCCTTTGAAAAGAGTGAGGAATATCTCGTCCGAACAAAAGAATAAGTCAGGAATGCTTGGATTATTTATCAGCCCTTCTTTGTTTTTCGAGTCGATTTTCTTATACAAGCCTGAACGGTATGCGAACTTGTGCCGAGTTTTGATCAAGCTGTAAGAACACTGAAGGATTCTTGATCTGGctatttttggtttgttcaTCATCATCTCCATGATACAATAGTCAATTTTTTGGTTAGTAATAAAACTATTCTCAATCAGAGTATTCGGGGCACCAATGGCTGTAATTCTTCCTTGATGATCCCCCATTTGTCTCAACAGGTTTGTGTGATTCTTCTTTAGTACATGAAAGTCACGATCAAAGATTTTTGGTTCACGGGCAAGCACATCTCTaatttcttctgttttaaAACCAATTGAGCTAAGTACTTCAAAATGGTGGCATAACCGTTCAGCTGGGTAATTTGATAGTGCAGGATTATTGAACAGCATACTGCTGCTTTGTTTTAATGAGAAACCTAAATCTTGAAACTTTTTTATAGATGCATCCCATACTTGTTGACCAAGAGTGTTCCGCATGTCTTCTATTTCATCTGACTTGGTGCTCAGGTAAGCAGGTACAGTGTTATGCCATTTACTTTTTGAATGTTTGCCAAGCCCTAGCACTCCAGTCAATGATCTCTGTAGCATCATGGATTCAAAGGTAGCAAACCTAGTGTTGTTTTAAACGATCCAATCTTGtgtgaattaaaatttttacccCGTACGACAATgctaaaatatatgaaagacTCAACGTACCGCACGTACAAATACAGATATGTACAAAGTGCACATAAATTTCAATAGACTTCCAATTCCTCGGGAGTGTAACGTCTTCGAAAAGTAACTTATACCTGGTAAACAAACCATGTggggtattttttttaataaaaaaaatagatggTCCAATATTCGaaatcgctagatggcgtttatcAGCTGATGCAGTTGTCGATTTCTAGATTGCGTAAACGGAGGAAGGATCCCGCGCAATTGAGGGGGGAGGGGTCCTGAGTAAAATGCGGGGTTTAGATGCAGGGCAAACACTGTCGTCTCCTTCTACACAAAAAATCACAATGCAACCTGAAGGAAATCTATTGaaggatactgtacataatTTTTCATTGTGGTTATAGCTTTTATTGAATAAATCTGAAGGATTAAATCATGTACATTCGCTTAGCATTGtttattgcaaaaaaattcaaaattgaacgcgtACAATCGCCCCGCACGCTGCCCACCAATTTCTGAGCCAAATGCACTAAGATTCCGCACATAAATCCTCAATTTATCAACCTGCACCAAGAACCCGTGTTTTAACGCAATCTTGTTCATATTGGATTGCTATAGATTTGCTTTAGACGTTTCTCTTGGAGAAACACGACTTCACTCGTTCTCAGATCGAGGCGAAAGTCAGTGCTCATCTTGCCGACTCTCCATTCTTCACGTTTTGACTTAGATATATCGTTAGTACTTAAACTTGATCTAGCCAAAACTTTGAAGTAAAGATTCGCAATCATGTCGGTCCAAAGTGATGCCGATAAGCGAAAGCAAATTTCGGTTCGTGGTATTGCCCAGGTCGAGAATGTAGCCAATGTCAAGAAGTCCTTCAACCGACATTTGCACTACACTTTGGTCAAGGATCGTAATGTATCCACGGTTCGCGATTACTTTTTTGCCCTTGCCCACACGGTGAAAGACCATCTTGTATCCCGTTGGATCCGAACTCAACAACACTACTATGAAAAAGACCCCAAGGTAATTAGTTTTCAGAATCAACTAAATGACATAAGTGCATGTTGTGTATGTTGCTATGCTGGTGGCATACTAATACTTCCAATTTGTACGATGATAAAAAAAGGCCTGGGGGGAATTGGCTGTCGACAGTAATACTTCgattattttgtttatctttttaCTACGAAAAACTGTCGTAACCCGTACGACTTCCTTACACTTTTGAACTAGATATGCCGTTTATCAGTCTTTAAATTTAGTATCCCACGTATTGTGGTTAATGAACATGCTGAGAACATTGCACCAATTTTCAAACAATCGACGCCAAGGGCTTTAGCGAATTTGGTTTTGTGTGCAGTCGATTCTGTCTCAGTGGCGGGTCGCTTGAAGGTGACTTTGGTTGAGGTCGGCACCGAGCGCAGTCGCTAGTAAAATGCGAGTTGTCCCAAGCCGTTGGTATGGATCTTATTTTAGCACGCCCGAGCCTCGCTATTGGAGCATGCCTATCACGTGATGGGATCACTCCCGCTACTACACTCTTCTATGGATCTTTCTACTCACTAACTTTCTCCTCGTATTGGATGTTACTTTCTAACACAGATAAGGAATCGAATTCGCTTATGTGgctcaaaaaaataattataaccTACTTTCTCAAACTGCTTTTACCTCTTCTCCGAATTGCCTTGTCtgggaaaaaataaagcaTCAGGCTGGCCAAGTTGACGCTATGTGTTTAGATAACTCGTTCAAGGGTAGTTTCTCAATAAGTAGAGGTCAGTGCCCCAATTTTAGTTTGCCACTTTGGTAGCTTGGGACAGCGTGGCATGAAGAACTGGAGTAGAGCGCTGGCAGCGTTTTGCGGGAAATTCACCCGCTTGTCTACAAACGAATCGCCAAATATTACATTACCTTCATGTTTCTGTTTATTTTCAGCGCGTCTACTATCTTTCCCTGGAGTTCTACATGGGTCGTACGTTGACGAATACCACGGTCAACTTGGGCATCCAAAGCGCATGCGATGAGGCCATGTACCAAGTAAATGGATCAGTTAAGAAATATCTTATTCAAATTGTTACTCATGACCTCTTTTGTCCCATTTTAGTTGGGATTGGATATTGAAGAGTTGGAAGAGATGGAAGAAGATGCCGGATTAGGTAATGGAGGTCTGGGCCGTCTGGCAGCATGCTTTTTGGACTCCATGGCAACCCTTGGCTTGGCTGCTTATGGTTACGGCATCCGTTATGAATATGGCATCTTTGCTCAACGTATCAGGAACGGAGAACAGGTAATTTTAACCTACTTCAAGTAATCATTGACATTTCAGGGATACCATTTGTCTGCCAACTTCACTTGGTCGTGTCCTTTAACGAAGTCTGTTTTAACATTTATCTAATGAACGATGCCAACGGTGTACTTCCTATAAGTTGGAAGAACCTGATGATTGGTTGCGTTTTGGCAATCCTTGGGAGAGATCCCGACCCGAATACTCGATTCCAGTTCACTTTGGAGGCCGTGTTGTCACCAGTGATGACGGATACCATAAGTGGATCGACACTAAGGTTTCTTTAAATTGTAGCGACTCGTCTAGTTGCACCGGGTTATTAGAATTAGACCACGGGATTCATGATCAAAAATGGTGATTGGTGATGCTCATGCAGATTTTGTCTTCACTGGTATAATGAAATGGTGGTCATTTTTAACTGTTTCATTTTCCTTCacttccattttgtttttacaggacATCGTAGATTTCTTCAAATGCTAAACTTGATTTGATTTGTAGATCTTTCTCCTAATGAGTAGGGGGCTCTGCAACCTTATTAATGATTTGGGTATTCCAATTGTGGTTGTTATATTAGCTTGAGGAGCCTGATGATTGGTTGAGATTTGGCAATCCTTGGGAAAAGGCTCGCCCAGAGTTCACTCTTCCCGTCAACTTCTACGGCCATGTGGAGGAAACACCTGAGGGCAAGAAGTGGGTCAACACGCAGGTTTGATGAagtttgaattatttattGCTGTTAAACCGCCCTGCAACCTGCTTGATGCTGACAGCTGAAATGTTTCCTCTTCGATGCTCTGCAGTGGTTGTTGCTAGATCTTCGATGTTCACAATCCATTAATGCTTAAAACACAAACCTCAAGTAATGCTATTAAACATTCACAGAACTGCGCTGGCAGCTATAATAATTCAATTGAATAATCGTAATtgtttagtaatattttattgtaattGCTAGCATTAGCTGTTTGCACGATGGGTAGATGAGGTTGTTTTGTGCATGGTAGTTGATTGCCTAGACTAGTTTGGTacccttcccttttttaaaaaaattaattatcaTTTTTGTTAGACTAACTATATGGTTTTGGGTTATAGTAGTAATttgagttttctttcttaaactATCCaactaattttgattttataacGCGAAGGTTGTCTTCGCCTTGCCGTACGACAACCCGATTCCTGGCTACAAGAATAATGTCGTCAACACCATGCGCTTATGGTCGGCCAAGTCGCCACAAGATTTCGATTTGCGCTTCTGTAATATCACTTCATCATTCATGACtaagtttattttatttgatccatgatgtatattatatattttaagTCAATGACGGTGATTACATCCAAGCCGTGCTGGACCGTAATCTTGCTGAAAACATCTCTCGCGTGTTGTATCCCAATGATAACTTCTTCGAAGGCAAGGAACTGCGCCTCAAACAAGAATACTTTATGGTGGCAGCAACTctccaggtaaaaaaaaaatagattgtCTCTATTCGTTAACTTATCCATATCATTaacaaaatgtaaaaatacaaaaaataaattctttttgcAGGATATTGTCCGCCGCTTCAAGTCTTCCAAGTTTGGCTCGCGCGAAGCCGTGCGTACATCCTTGGACTCATTCCCTGAAAAAGTCGCCATCCAGTTAAATGACACCCACCCGTCGCTTGCTATTCCTGAGCTAATGAGAATCCTTGTTGATATCGAAGGTCTTTCGTGGGAAAAAGTAACTGGCTACCGccgattttattttatttttttcgtttcttgctACAATTAACGCGTCTAATGACAATGATTACAGGCTTGGGATATTACTACCCGCACATGTGCGTACACAAACCATACTGTTTTGCCCGAAGCTCTTGAGAGATGGCCAGTCAGTATGTTGAACTCGATCCTTCCTCGCCATCTCCAGATCATTTACGAAATCAACCATCGTCATCTTGAGGTTTGTATCTACCCTCCCCTTGAAAGAATATTGCTAGTTCACGTTTCAATTACGCTGATTTCTAATGCAGAATGTAGCAAAACGTTTC belongs to Daphnia magna isolate NIES linkage group LG1, ASM2063170v1.1, whole genome shotgun sequence and includes:
- the LOC116931975 gene encoding uncharacterized protein LOC116931975 isoform X1, whose protein sequence is MAKDEKLGKWVEAMTPRHAIENFFDHATLVDSPNPEELYKSSPNSALTEIPESTPLAGSSQSSQRSGWKRKSDHEEQYHGNGSKRINAEEIEMSLSDSVSDTVAFPSKLESPHLVIPQKTELKIKKRMSVSAFTKAIQSQEPQESNVTMNESSIASALGSPDDTLSHHPRRLENHTSVSDFAETLGKKVMKTIIKDDSSSMENASVLSHLDSPEHISYKKRGTGVEKKRASSTGFKSILNKRSLHKDNLSEDESTDHSITSSTILTERHAKSPRMSPAFEPMPSIPLEVHSQIEKTPSKIRSDAPSSNSDSELYEGMPDLESPDDFSPPGSTIEVLNSKSSELLEVTKHSQISIREKNETIQSSPFVSQNEKSFASGNVSNSTSDVPSVLGSPQEYKEYHRPGHMPSKKKVSATGFLATLSQTVNFQSRKSPNRLPTSKYSKRTSIGNASEKTDEDLRRNTPSPLLEQLGRVTRSSSQAFDITLVSPETSARKTRTLESNRSDSDDSARQLVNKNPTALVMEMDEMPQNSSQTSLIEDDFSPPGSTIQVINRKSSELLDVAKHSPISIREKNETNQSIPRVLQNEKSFASGSVSNSTSDVPSVLDSPQEYKEYLRPGHMPSKKKISSSGFLATVSQTVDFQSRKSPIRSFTSASERTSKGNDSEETGELLRRNTPSPLPEKLGRVTRSSSQAFDKAFVSPKTSARKTPTLKSKRRDTNESAHQLVNKSPTESVMEMDEMPQNSRRNSKRSSKAAFKIIEHTQAEGSHSDKAVGIPLNVTPSKLTNEMRQGSSSSSRIANISSVTSNPSPKNIPHPELDDQVTKDSEDILPMQIKKSLSLFEIASPILAPVEARVSSASLSPKRRTRKSLNFSTPTIKDSTPATPATEDGLPPIDEVIEETPPTDLDSMEEDAFEDERPIGGIEKEVEAEDGHPTPKTVTRSSRELNQLTRKSNSLQMTSTNRYPALKNSTIVAGGSAFAGVTLSMSPIVPDKQGAPLRVPPSPRPTTPESPKTVAQFSAKDKSTPPKNLPKVSSHPSTPAPFARKRTRSLTQSPMYMNVMKSSMQKVISKTVKDQQLLVPTVASTSADKNVTTPKPLSSVKGLSLSNSKKGKSIALSAFDEVHESSDTEWEDMEENIKPKPACIKIAFEEIPDRSKDFVPFEERLMADPVFQAKVSRQRTKLAAQKAAEEAVAAAAKKTTYKRKQRVIKKKEEDNIASVATNKGNFRFYARAKVTKDALEVVHGLVGEWFDFTLRQIEKYCIDEGKASLDTWQDCYKVMKRQGLAKNYAEYAGLCHDLLMNDECEELLPTRPPPEYAEWKREAQKRNK
- the LOC116931975 gene encoding mucin-5AC isoform X2 yields the protein MAKDEKLGKWVEAMTPRHAIENFFDHATLVDSPNPEELYKSSPNSALTEIPESTPLAGSSQSSQRSGWKRKSDHEEQYHGNGSKRINAEEIEMSLSDSVSDTVAFPSKLESPHLVIPQKTELKIKKRMSVSAFTKAIQSQEPQESNVTMNESSIASALGSPDDTLSHHPRRLENHTSVSDFAETLGKKVMKTIIKDDSSSMENASVLSHLDSPEHISYKKRGTGVEKKRASSTGFKSILNKRSLHKDNLSEDESTDHSITSSTILTERHAKSPRMSPAFEPMPSIPLEVHSQIEKTPSKIRSDAPSSNSDSELYEGMPDLESPDDFSPPGSTIEVLNSKSSELLEVTKHSQISIREKNETIQSSPFVSQNEKSFASGNVSNSTSDVPSVLGSPQEYKEYHRPGHMPSKKKVSATGFLATLSQTVNFQSRKSPNRLPTSKYSKRTSIGNASEKTDEDLRRNTPSPLLEQLGRVTRSSSQAFDITLVSPETSARKTRTLESNRSDSDDSARQLVNKNPTALVMEMDEMPQNSSQTSLIEDDFSPPGSTIQVINRKSSELLDVAKHSPISIREKNETNQSIPRVLQNEKSFASGSVSNSTSDVPSVLDSPQEYKEYLRPGHMPSKKKISSSGFLATVSQTVDFQSRKSPIRSFTSASERTSKGNDSEETGELLRRNTPSPLPEKLGRVTRSSSQAFDKAFVSPKTSARKTPTLKSKRRDTNESAHQLVNKSPTESVMEMDEMPQNSRRNSKRSSKAAFKIIEHTQAGSHSDKAVGIPLNVTPSKLTNEMRQGSSSSSRIANISSVTSNPSPKNIPHPELDDQVTKDSEDILPMQIKKSLSLFEIASPILAPVEARVSSASLSPKRRTRKSLNFSTPTIKDSTPATPATEDGLPPIDEVIEETPPTDLDSMEEDAFEDERPIGGIEKEVEAEDGHPTPKTVTRSSRELNQLTRKSNSLQMTSTNRYPALKNSTIVAGGSAFAGVTLSMSPIVPDKQGAPLRVPPSPRPTTPESPKTVAQFSAKDKSTPPKNLPKVSSHPSTPAPFARKRTRSLTQSPMYMNVMKSSMQKVISKTVKDQQLLVPTVASTSADKNVTTPKPLSSVKGLSLSNSKKGKSIALSAFDEVHESSDTEWEDMEENIKPKPACIKIAFEEIPDRSKDFVPFEERLMADPVFQAKVSRQRTKLAAQKAAEEAVAAAAKKTTYKRKQRVIKKKEEDNIASVATNKGNFRFYARAKVTKDALEVVHGLVGEWFDFTLRQIEKYCIDEGKASLDTWQDCYKVMKRQGLAKNYAEYAGLCHDLLMNDECEELLPTRPPPEYAEWKREAQKRNK
- the LOC116932090 gene encoding uncharacterized protein LOC116932090, which gives rise to MMLQRSLTGVLGLGKHSKSKWHNTVPAYLSTKSDEIEDMRNTLGQQVWDASIKKFQDLGFSLKQSSSMLFNNPALSNYPAERLCHHFEVLSSIGFKTEEIRDVLAREPKIFDRDFHVLKKNHTNLLRQMGDHQGRITAIGAPNTLIENSFITNQKIDYCIMEMMMNKPKIARSRILQCSYSLIKTRHKFAYRSGLYKKIDSKNKEGLINNPSIPDLFFCSDEIFLTLFKGFTLEDYVVFDSLMMNEEDHMSEEDETASNDHTDGDDTEDENDLGGGYKNRYSARRNK